One genomic window of Parasteatoda tepidariorum isolate YZ-2023 chromosome 9, CAS_Ptep_4.0, whole genome shotgun sequence includes the following:
- the LOC107453629 gene encoding uncharacterized protein, with product MDMSDEGIELRSPFPVVPPVKDSKWGDLPNSADGESRPVEPPVLYPEIGESHPCPFFKGPELNFIHPRERKVKKSPVKVPAPLPVPVPIAVPQIPRRMEKQYFTNSWMNASMVLYGNIFPSMPKIFPEKCIVHLFQAILENTFWIMKQQKC from the exons ATGGATATGTCAGACGAAGGAATCGAATTAAGATCACCATTTCCTGTTGTTCCACCTGTTAAAGATTCTAAATG GGGAGATTTACCCAATTCTGCTGATGGTGAAAGTAGGCCTGTAGAACCTCCAGTTTTGTATCCCGAAATTGGAGAATCCCATCCATGTCCATTTTTTAAAGGGCCTGAACTAAATTTCATTCATCCTAGAGAACGTAAAGTAAAGAAG AGTCCTGTTAAAGTTCCTGCTCCTTTACCTGTTCCAGTTCCTATTGCAGTTCCACAAATACCCAG ACGGATggagaaacaatattttacgaATTCTTGGATGAATGCCTCCATGGTGCTATATGGGAATATATTTCCCAGCATGCCAAAGATCTTTCCAGAGAAATGTATTGTGCACTT ATTTCAAGCAATCCTGGAAAATACGTTTTGGATAATGAAACAACAGaagtgttaa